From Carya illinoinensis cultivar Pawnee chromosome 5, C.illinoinensisPawnee_v1, whole genome shotgun sequence, one genomic window encodes:
- the LOC122311571 gene encoding origin of replication complex subunit 3, which yields MAIASAAAESLTQGTPETTENDLQPFFVFHKASSRKSDKKPTGTGKTRRRIDLSPSSPNKTEKSEPDKAGERDEHCNEHLRTEAFELVWSKINSTIKDILRGINTSVFNEIHHWVLESFNATQSLGTPGFTESTRSFPIVTDATSKLLFTGMVLTGNMEFVDDLLTFEDLGLFLRSNGCHVANLSSLDFSAKSGIGGCLRGLLRQFLKATLYEADISILASWYREQENHNTPVVVIIDDMERCCGSVLSDFILMLSEWVVKIPIILLMGIATTLDAPRNLLPSNVLQHLCPSKFILGSPAERMDAVVEAVLVKQCSGFSVGHKVAVFLKNYFLNQDGTLTSFIRALKIACAQHFSMEPLSFILGGLLVEEKQKGEKNGLQPELVLKYTSQLPSYARNQMAEQNGKSLVHRFSELRRLHKCWSTVVLCLYEAGKYNKIRLLDLLCEALNPDLYTSRASNNHVVLEKDVGVPMATDRCIRRKYSTLRKGGFVGQIVRKVRDLPALMLYQLLKSWEKTTVDVLEIHEKVKDLQSLLRFEDGKLRPNVDDISKKHSSRSPLNMEKESKEVNEKAAALIDCLVRDYLRPIECIPLHEIFCFKNVEKLQLALIGDPRRRIQVDLLEFHKILRCGCCSKSGNVLLPSMHDTSIMYTLAQEHGDLINLHDWFQSFKTVVLHPSSKGKHKSKQSPYPKKRKDTHDSENKGEASIQARFCRAVTELQITGLLRMPSRRRPDCVQRVAFGL from the exons ATGGCGATCGCTTCTGCTGCTGCGGAGTCACTAACTCAAGGCACTCCGGAAACCACCGAAAATGATCTCCAG CCATTCTTTGTTTTCCACAAAGCATCGTCCCGAAAATCTGATAAAAAACCAACTGGAACTGGGAAAACCCGAAGGCGGATTGATCTATCTCCATCATCACCTAATAAGACAGAGAAATCAGAACCTGATAAAGCTGGAGAACGGGATGAGCATTGCAACGAGCACTTGCGTACTGAAGCTTTTGAGCTTGTTTGGTCAAAAATCAACTCGACCATCAAG GATATTTTGAGGGGTATCAATACTAGTGTATTTAACGAAATACATCACTGGGTTTTGGAGTCCTTCAATGCTACACAGTCATTGGGAACACCTGGTTTCACCGAATCAACTCGGTCTTTTCCCATTGTAACTGATGCAACTTCAAAACTACTGTTCACTGGGATGGTTCTGACTG GGAATATGGAGTTTGTTGATGATCTACTAACATTTGAAGACCTTGGCCTTTTTTTGAGATCTAATGGATGTCATGTGGCTAACCTGTCATCCCTGGACTTCTCAGCCAAGAGTGGGATTGGTGGCTGCCTCAGGGGTTTATTGAGACAGTTCTTAAAGGCTACTTTATAT GAAGCTGATATATCCATCTTGGCATCATGGTATAGAGAACAAGAAAACCATAATACCCCAGTGGTTGTGATTATAGATGATATGGAAAGATGTTGTGGGTCTGTATTATCTGACTTCATACTTATGTTGAG TGAATGGGTTGTAAAGATTCCAATCATTTTATTAATGGGAATTGCCACAACACTGGATGCTCCAAGAAACCTTCTTCCATCAAATGTGCTGCAGCACTTGTGCCCCTCTAAGTTCATATTGGGATCACCAGCTGAGAGAATGGATGCAGTTGTTGAGGCAGTCCTTGTAAAACAGTGTTCTGGGTTTAGTGTCGGTCACAAGGTGGctgtttttttgaaaaactaCTTCTTAAACCAGGATGGAACACTAACATCTTTTATTAGAGCTTTGAAG ATAGCATGTGCCCAGCATTTCTCCATGGAGCCTCTGAGCTTCATACTTGGTGGCTTGCTTgttgaagaaaaacaaaag GGTGAGAAAAATGGTTTACAGCCAGAGTTAGTATTGAAGTATACTTCTCAGCTTCCGTCTTATGCAAG GAATCAAATGGCTGAGCAGAACGGTAAAAGTTTGGTTCATCGTTTCTCAGAATTGAGGAGACTGCACAAGTGCTGGAGCACGGTCGTCTTG TGCCTGTATGAAGCAGGGAAGTATAATAAAATCCGACTGCTAGACCTATTATGTGAGGCACTTAATCCAGATTTGTACACCTCAAGGGCTTCCAATAATCATGTGGTACTAGAGAAGGATGTTGGAGTACCCATGGCTACTGATCGTTGTATACGTCGAAAGTATTCTACCTTGCGAAAGGGCGGTTTTGTTGGCCAGATAGTACGCAAAGTGAG GGATCTCCCGGCACTGATGCTCTACCAATTGCTGAAGAGTTGGGAAAAAACTACTGTTGATGTTCTTGAG ATCCATGAAAAAGTGAAGGACTTGCAGTCTTTGTTAAGATTTGAGGATGGCAAGTTGAGACCAAATGTTGATGATATATCCAA GAAACATTCATCTCGGAGTCCTTTAAATATGGAGAAGGAATCAAAAGAAGTAAATGAGAAAGCTGCTGCATTAATAGATTGCTTGGTTAG GGATTATTTGAGACCCATTGAGTGCATACCTTTGCATGAAATCTTCTGCTTTAAGAATGTTGAGAAACTTCAATTG GCTTTAATTGGAGATCCAAGAAGAAGGATTCAAGTTGACCTTCTGGAGTTCCACAAAATTCTGCGGTGTGGTTGCTGCAGCAAGAGTGGCAATGTCCTATTGCCATCTATGCATGATACCTCAATTAT GTATACCCTAGCTCAGGAGCATGGTGATCTCATCAATCTTCATGATTGGTTCCAATCATTCAAAACtgttgttcttcatccaagttCAAAAGGGAAACACAAGTCAAAACAATCCCCATATCCAAAGAAAAGGAAGGATACGCATGATTCTGAAAACAAGGGTGAAGCATCAATTCA AGCAAGATTTTGCAGGGCAGTTACAGAGCTGCAGATAACAGGACTCCTTCGGATGCCCAGCAGAAGACGCCCGGATTGTGTGCAGAGAGTGGCGTTTGGACTCTAA